A stretch of the Argentina anserina chromosome 6, drPotAnse1.1, whole genome shotgun sequence genome encodes the following:
- the LOC126797428 gene encoding ABC transporter B family member 15-like yields MGEEIEVKKKTCASSIRSVFMHADGVDKVLMIFGLLGAIGDGFSTPFVLLITGRLMNNIGGASSDAQGVFLHNLQKNAVALLYLACGTLINCFLEGYCWTRTGERQGARMRVTYLKAVLRQDVGYFDLHVTSTSEVITSISSDSLVIQDFISEKVPNFIMNCSLFFGSYVAAFIMLWRLAIVAFPFVVLLIIPGLIYGRVLMGLARQIKDEYNKAGAIVEQALSSIRTVYAFVGEKKTISEFSAALRGSVKLGLSQGLAKGLAIGSNGINFAIWSFMSYYGSRMVMYHRALGGTVVSAGTGIILGGLAFGRGLSDLKYFAEAFSAAERIMEVIRRVPKIDTDNMEGEMIENVHGEVVFKHVEFAYPSRPESIIFNNFTLTVPAGKTVALVGRSGSGKSTVISLLQRFYDPIGGEILIDGVAINNCQLKWLRSQMGLVSQEPALFATSIRENILFGKEDATMDAVIEAGKASNAHYFISQLPLGYDTQVGENGIQISGGQKQRIAIARAIIKKPRILLLDEATSALDSESELVVQETLDKAAVGRTTIIIAHRLSTIRNADVIAVVQNGQVKETGSHDELLQRENGLYTSLVRLQQTDHAHIASSSIKDMDIHDTSSCRLSMVSRSSSENLLADGGASSVHVGEDEITEVKKLPVPSFQRLMALNSPEWKQALLGCFGAVLFGAVQPLFAFTLGSTVSVYFLEDHDEIKEKTKIYSLCFVGLGILSFLVNICQHYYFAYLGEYLTKRIREQMLSKILTFEAGWFDQDENFSGAICSRLAKDANVVRSLVGDRISLLVQTFASVTVAGTMGLIIAWRLASVMIALQPITIVCFYTRRVLLKSMSSKAIKAQNESSKLAAEAVSNLRTVTAFSSQDRLLKMLEKAQQGPRKENIRQSWLAGIALGCSQGLNTIIWAFEFWYGGQLVAKGYITAKALFETYMILVSTGKVIAEAGSMTSDLVKGSDAVASLFAVLDRVTKIEPEEGCESISIKGQIELRDIYFAYPSRPDVLIFKGFSMNIEAGKSTALMGQSGSGKSTIIGLIERFYDPMRGEVIIDGRDVKSYHLRSLRKHIALVSQEPTLFSGTIRENIIYGALDKVDELEIIEAAKAANAHDFISSLTEGYDTSCGDKGVQLSGGQKQRIAIARAILRNPVVLLLDEATSALDSQSEKVVQDALERIMVGRTSVVVAHRLSTIQQCDLIIVLHKGRVVEKGTHSSLLAKGLKGSYYSLVTLQRTPSVSERAHENAVN; encoded by the exons ATGGGGGAAGAAATagaagtgaagaagaagacatgTGCATCATCTATCCGGTCTGTTTTCATGCACGCCGATGGTGTCGATAAAGTCCTGATGATCTTCGGGTTGTTGGGAGCCATTGGAGATGGCTTCTCAACTCCTTTTGTGTTGCTAATCACTGGCCGCTTGATGAACAATATCGGCGGCGCCTCAAGTGACGCTCAAGGTGTTTTCTTGCATAACCTCCAAAAG AATGCAGTGGCACTATTGTACTTGGCTTGTGGAACATTGATCAATTGTTTCCTAG AGGGATATTGTTGGACAAGAACTGGTGAGAGACAAGGAGCTAGAATGAGAGTAACGTATCTGAAAGCTGTTCTTAGGCAAGATGTGGGTTACTTTGATCTGCATGTCACAAGCACCTCTGAGGTGATAACCAGTATCTCTAGTGACAGCCTCGTGATTCAGGACTTCATCAGTGAAAAG GTGCCAAACTTTATAATGAACTGTTCTTTGTTCTTTGGGAGCTATGTGGCGGCATTCATAATGCTGTGGAGGCTAGCCATCGTTGCATTTCCGTTTGTGGTGCTGCTGATAATTCCGGGTTTAATTTACGGTAGGGTTTTGATGGGACTTGCTAGGCAGATTAAAGACGAATACAACAAGGCTGGCGCAATAGTAGAGCAGGCACTATCATCAATCAGAACTGTTTACGCCTTTGTTggggaaaagaaaacaatttcAGAGTTCTCTGCAGCTTTGCGAGGCTCAGTGAAGTTGGGTTTGAGTCAGGGTCTGGCAAAAGGCTTGGCCATTGGAAGCAATGGCATTAATTTTGCTATTTGGTCTTTCATGTCGTACTATGGCAGCAGAATGGTCATGTATCATCGCGCGCTTGGAGGCACTGTTGTGTCAGCTGGTACTGGAATAATACTCGGTGGATT GGCATTCGGAAGAGGGTTATCAGACCTTAAGTACTTCGCAGAAGCGTTCTCCGCAGCAGAGCGGATAATGGAGGTTATTCGGAGAGTCCCCAAGATCGACACAGACAACATGGAAGGTGAAATGATAGAGAACGTTCACGGAGAAGTTGTATTCAAGCACGTTGAGTTCGCATACCCTTCAAGGCCAGAAAGCATCATCTTCAACAACTTCACCTTAACGGTTCCAGCTGGGAAGACTGTGGCATTGGTCGGTCGCAGTGGCTCCGGAAAGTCGACAGTGATTTCTTTGTTGCAGAGATTTTATGATCCAATCGGGGGAGAAATACTCATTGATGGGGTGGCAATAAACAACTGTCAACTCAAGTGGCTGAGGTCCCAGATGGGGCTTGTGAGCCAAGAGCCTGCTCTATTTGCAACCAGCATAAGAGAGAACATACTTTTTGGGAAAGAAGATGCTACCATGGACGCGGTTATTGAGGCTGGTAAAGCTTCAAATGCTCACTATTTCATCTCTCAGTTGCCTCTGGGATATGACACACAG GTTGGCGAAAATGGTATTCAAATTTCGGGAGGACAGAAGCAAAGAATAGCCATCGCTCGAGCAATCATCAAGAAACCACGAATCCTCCTTCTAGATGAAGCCACCAGCGCATTAGACTCCGAATCCGAGCTTGTAGTCCAAGAAACTCTGGACAAAGCAGCCGTGGGACGTACGACGATCATCATCGCCCACCGCCTCTCCACCATCCGAAACGCCGATGTCATTGCTGTTGTTCAAAACGGGCAGGTGAAGGAGACAGGCTCACACGACGAGCTATTGCAACGTGAAAATGGTCTCTACACTTCGCTTGTCCGTTTACAACAAACAGATCACGCACATATAGCATCATCCTCTATTAAGGACATGGACATTCATGACACGAGTAGTTGTAGGCTTTCAATGGTTAGCCGTTCGAGTTCTGAAAACTTGCTTGCGGATGGTGGAGCTTCTTCGGTTCATGTTGGGGAAGATGAAATCACAGAAGTTAAGAAGCTGCCGGTCCCGTCTTTTCAAAGATTGATGGCCTTGAATTCTCCGGAGTGGAAACAAGCGCTTTTGGGGTGCTTTGGTGCGGTATTGTTCGGTGCAGTTCAGCCCTTGTTTGCATTCACCCTAGGGTCAACAGTGTCTGTTTACTTCTTGGAAGATCACGATGAGATCAAGGAGAAAACGAAGATATATTCTCTGTGTTTTGTTGGGTTGGGTATCCTCTCTTTTCTAGTTAACATTTGCCAGCATTACTACTTTGCTTACCTCGGAGAGTACTTGACTAAAAGAATTAGAGAGCAGATGCTTTCAAAAATTCTTACATTTGAAGCTGGGTGGTttgatcaagatgaaaattttaGTGGTGCCATTTGCTCTAGACTTGCCAAAGATGCCAATGTG GTGAGATCTTTAGTGGGTGATCGGATATCCCTACTTGTACAAACCTTCGCATCTGTCACTGTAGCAGGCACAATGGGATTGATCATTGCATGGAGGCTGGCCTCAGTTATGATAGCACTGCAACCCATCACCATTGTGTGTTTCTACACCAGGCGCGTCCTTCTAAAAAGCATGTCAAGTAAAGCCATCAAAGCTCAAAATGAAAGTAGCAAGCTAGCTGCAGAGGCAGTCTCTAACCTGAGGACCGTCACCGCCTTCTCTTCTCAAGACCGCCTGCTGAAAATGCTCGAAAAGGCCCAACAAGGGCCGCGTAAGGAGAACATCCGGCAATCATGGCTGGCTGGTATTGCGCTTGGTTGTTCTCAAGGTCTGAACACTATTATCTGGGCTTTTGAGTTTTGGTACGGAGGACAGCTCGTTGCCAAGGGCTACATAACTGCGAAAGCACTGTTTGAGACGTACATGATATTGGTGAGCACGGGTAAGGTCATTGCGGAAGCAGGAAGTATGACTTCGGACCTTGTGAAAGGATCGGACGCAGTTGCGTCCCTGTTTGCTGTGTTAGACCGGGTCACAAAAATTGAACCCGAAGAAGGTTGCGAATCTATAAGTATAAAGGGTCAAATAGAACTTCGTGACATATATTTTGCCTATCCTTCTAGACCGGACGTACTGATCTTCAAAGGATTCTCAATGAATATTGAAGCAGGAAAATCTACGGCATTGATGGGACAAAGTGGGTCGGGAAAGTCGACAATCATTGGATTGATCGAAAGATTTTATGATCCAATGAGAGGGGAAGTGATAATTGATGGTCGGGATGTGAAATCCTACCACCTTAGATCATTGAGGAAACACATAGCACTTGTTAGCCAAGAGCCAACGCTATTTTCAGGTACCATAAGAGAGAATATCATATATGGCGCGTTGGACAAGGTTGACGAATTGGAGATTATTGAGGCAGCGAAGGCAGCTAACGCTCACGATTTCATCTCGAGCCTCACGGAGGGGTATGACACTTCCTGTGGAGACAAAGGAGTACAACTATCTGGGGGACAGAAGCAACGCATTGCTATAGCCAGAGCTATATTGAGGAACCCGGTGGTGTTATTATTAGATGAGGCGACCAGCGCGCTTGATAGTCAGTCGGAGAAGGTGGTGCAAGATGCCCTAGAGAGAATTATGGTGGGGAGGACTAGTGTGGTGGTGGCGCACCGGTTGAGTACCATACAACAGTGTGATCTTATCATTGTTCTTCATAAAGGGAGGGTGGTGGAGAAAGGGACTCATTCGTCTCTTTTGGCCAAAGGGCTTAAAGGTTCTTACTACTCACTGGTTACCCTCCAAAGGACTCCATCAGTATCCGAGCGAGCTCACGAAAATGCggtaaactga